The Candidatus Binatus sp. genome has a segment encoding these proteins:
- a CDS encoding amidohydrolase family protein: MDYDLVIRNGTVVDGSGAPRVRADVAIAGRRIAEVAAPPDTSSIAAAREIDATGLVIAPGFIDLHSHSDWVVPTPEHGEILKPFLMQGVTTFVGGNCGFSTAPIKPERQRMLDESGRLCAERKFDWSWDTVAGFAGALRRQGLALNVAHLAGHGSIRLSVMGADAGEPSAEQLREMQAMVERAMADGAVGLSTGLGYFPGMIAKPAELASLARVAAAAGGVLTSHLRAYSVRSLFFDSRVPHNILAVREMANVAREAGVPLQVSHLIFVGRRTWETVDETLGEIERHRNDGVDIAFDTFPYTCGNTTIRIIFPAWSQTGLEALLDSKDGWARLKEGFRPLGEFIAESIQLMWAVKPELKYLEGKFFGEIADELKVDPIEAYLTIARESETRGRVLIHLYSGDDADEHALRAAMSHPLNLFEMDTILTSHGHHNPASFGAYPRIMGHYVRQLKLLTLEDAVHKATGMAAKRMRLAGRGIVRRGYAADLVLFNPDTIASGADATAPAIEPIGIEHVLVNGTSVVAEGKWCGDGVRAGEWIARG, translated from the coding sequence ATGGACTACGACCTGGTCATTCGAAACGGCACGGTAGTCGATGGCAGCGGCGCGCCGCGCGTGCGCGCCGACGTCGCGATCGCCGGGCGCAGGATCGCGGAAGTCGCGGCCCCGCCGGATACGTCGAGCATCGCCGCGGCGCGCGAGATCGATGCGACCGGCCTGGTGATCGCGCCGGGCTTTATCGATCTGCATTCGCATTCGGACTGGGTCGTGCCGACGCCCGAGCACGGCGAAATCCTGAAGCCGTTCCTGATGCAGGGCGTTACCACATTCGTCGGCGGCAACTGCGGATTTTCGACGGCGCCGATAAAACCCGAGCGGCAGCGGATGCTCGATGAATCGGGACGGCTGTGCGCGGAGCGCAAGTTCGATTGGAGCTGGGACACGGTCGCGGGCTTCGCCGGTGCGCTCAGGCGGCAGGGGCTCGCGCTCAACGTCGCGCACCTCGCCGGTCACGGCAGTATCAGGCTCAGCGTGATGGGCGCCGACGCGGGCGAGCCGTCGGCCGAGCAGTTGCGCGAGATGCAGGCGATGGTCGAGCGCGCGATGGCGGACGGCGCAGTCGGGCTTTCGACGGGGCTTGGATATTTTCCCGGGATGATCGCGAAGCCGGCGGAGCTTGCGAGTCTCGCGCGGGTCGCGGCGGCGGCGGGCGGAGTGCTGACGTCTCATCTGCGCGCATACTCGGTGCGATCGCTATTTTTCGACAGCCGCGTTCCGCACAACATCCTGGCGGTGCGCGAGATGGCGAATGTCGCGCGCGAGGCGGGCGTGCCACTGCAGGTGTCGCATCTGATTTTCGTCGGGCGCCGCACGTGGGAGACCGTCGACGAGACGCTGGGCGAAATCGAACGGCATCGGAATGACGGCGTGGATATCGCGTTCGATACCTTCCCCTACACCTGCGGCAATACGACGATTCGGATCATTTTTCCGGCGTGGTCGCAGACCGGGCTGGAGGCGCTGCTCGACAGCAAGGACGGATGGGCGAGGCTGAAGGAGGGATTTCGTCCGCTGGGCGAGTTTATCGCGGAATCGATCCAGTTGATGTGGGCGGTGAAGCCGGAGCTCAAATATCTCGAGGGCAAATTTTTCGGAGAGATCGCGGACGAGCTGAAAGTCGATCCGATCGAGGCGTACCTGACGATCGCGCGCGAGAGCGAAACGCGCGGGCGCGTGCTGATACATCTATATAGCGGCGATGACGCCGACGAGCACGCGCTGCGGGCCGCGATGAGCCATCCGCTGAATCTGTTCGAGATGGACACGATCCTGACTTCGCATGGGCATCATAATCCGGCGAGCTTCGGCGCCTATCCGCGCATCATGGGGCACTACGTGCGCCAGTTGAAACTGCTCACGCTGGAGGACGCGGTGCACAAGGCGACGGGCATGGCCGCGAAGCGGATGCGGCTTGCGGGGCGCGGCATTGTGCGTCGTGGATACGCGGCGGATTTGGTGCTGTTCAATCCTGATACGATCGCGAGCGGCGCTGACGCGACCGCGCCGGCGATCGAGCCGATCGGAATCGAGCACGTGCTGGTGAATGGGACGTCGGTGGTCGCGGAGGGGAAGTGGTGCGGCGACGGCGTCCGCGCGGGCGAGTGGATCGCGCGCGGCTGA